One window from the genome of Anguilla rostrata isolate EN2019 chromosome 5, ASM1855537v3, whole genome shotgun sequence encodes:
- the LOC135255288 gene encoding src substrate cortactin-like isoform X2, whose protein sequence is MWKAAVGQTVTEAVQDGEEDWETDPDFENNVSEKEQRWGAKTVAGSGHQEHINIHELRQNVSAEHGALKQRELESMPMASHGYGGKFGVQEDRMDKSAVGHEYQSKLSKHCSQTDTSKGFGGKFGVQADRVDQSAVGFEYAGKTQKHSSQKDYATGFGGRYGVQADRVDQSAVGFEYQGKTEKHESQTDYSKGFGGKYGVETDKVDKSAVGFEYQGKTEKHESQKDYAKGFGGKFGVQMDRQDKSAVGWDHQEKTQLHESQKDYSKGFGGKYGIQKDRMDKSAGTFEQVEKLSSAYQKTKPIEAAGLSTGSMKARFENMAKKNEEEDRRRAEEERTRRQAKDKQEQEEARRKLEEAEVKCASSKLSHTLSSETPKQDTPTSPEYKESSAELEPFNQNPDKISSQHQGDVDQASEEYGEDLGVTAVALYDYQAAGDDEISFDPDDIITNIEMIDEGWWRGVCRGAYGLFPANYVEVRQ, encoded by the exons ATGTGGAAGGCAGCAGTTGGTCAGACCGTCACAGAAGCTGTGCAGGACGGCGAGGAAGACTGGGAGACAGACCCTGACTTTGAG AACAATGTGTCTGAGAAGGAGCAGCGGTGGGGGGCCAAGACGGTGGCAGGTTCGGGCCACCAGGAACACATAAA TATCCATGAGCTCCGCCAGAACGTGTCAGCAGAGCACGGTGCGCTGaagcagagagagctggagagcatGCCCATGGCCTCTCACGGGTACGGGGGCAAGTTTGGGGTGCAGGAGGACCGCATGGACAAG TCTGCTGTGGGCCATGAGTATCAGAGCAAGCTGTCCAAGCACTGTTCCCAAACTGACACCTCAAAGGGATTTGGGGGAAAGTTTGGAGTGCAGGCTGACCGGGTCGACCAG TCGGCAGTTGGATTTGAATACGCTGGCaagacacagaaacactccTCACAGAAAG ATTACGCGACGGGTTTCGGGGGCAGGTACGGGGTGCAGGCGGATCGCGTGGACCAGAGCGCCGTGGGCTTCGAATATCAGGGCAAAACGGAAAAACACGAGTCCCAGACAG ATTACAGTAAAGGCTTCGGGGGTAAATATGGCGTGGAAACGGACAAGGTGGATAAGAGTGCAGTCGGCTTCGAGTATCAGGGGAAAACGGAAAAGCACGAGTCGCAGAAAG ACTACGCGAAGGGTTTCGGAGGGAAGTTTGGCGTACAGATGGACAGGCAGGACAAGTCGGCCGTGGGCTGGGATCACCAGGAGAAAACGCAGCTCCACGAGTCCCAGAAAG ACTACTCCAAAGGGTTTGGTGGAAAGTACGGCATTCAGAAGGACAGAATGGACAAG agTGCAGGCACCTTTGAACAGGTGGAGAAGCTAAGCTCAGCATATCAGAAAACTAAACCTATAGAAGCTG ctggccTCAGTACTGGGAGCATGAAGGCTCGCTTTGAGAACATGGCGAAGaagaatgaggaggaggacCGCAGGAGAGCGGAGGAGGAGCGGACACGCCGGCAGGCCAAGGacaagcaggagcaggaggaggcgcgGAGGAAGCTGGAGGAG GCTGAAGTCAAGTGTGCCTCCTCAAAACTCAGCCACACCCTGTCTTCTGAGACCCCAAAACAGGACACGCCCACCAGCCCTGAATACAAG gaGAGCAGTGCTGAGCTGGAGCCATTTAACCAGAACCCCGACAAGATCTCCTCCCAGCACCAAGGAGATG TGGACCAGGCCAGTGAAGAGTACGGTGAGGACCTGGGCGTGACTGCTGTCGCTCTGTATGACTATCAGGCTG CTGGTGATGACGAGATCTCCTTTGACCCCGACGACATCATCACCAACATAGAGATGATTGACGAGGgctggtggaggggggtgtgcCGAGGGGCCTACGGGCTCTTCCCTGCCAACTATGTGGAGGTCAGGCAATGA
- the LOC135255288 gene encoding src substrate cortactin-like isoform X1: MWKAAVGQTVTEAVQDGEEDWETDPDFENNVSEKEQRWGAKTVAGSGHQEHINIHELRQNVSAEHGALKQRELESMPMASHGYGGKFGVQEDRMDKSAVGHEYQSKLSKHCSQTDTSKGFGGKFGVQADRVDQSAVGFEYAGKTQKHSSQKDYATGFGGRYGVQADRVDQSAVGFEYQGKTEKHESQTDYSKGFGGKYGVETDKVDKSAVGFEYQGKTEKHESQKDYAKGFGGKFGVQMDRQDKSAVGWDHQEKTQLHESQKDYSKGFGGKYGIQKDRMDKSAGTFEQVEKLSSAYQKTKPIEAAGLSTGSMKARFENMAKKNEEEDRRRAEEERTRRQAKDKQEQEEARRKLEEEQAEVKCASSKLSHTLSSETPKQDTPTSPEYKESSAELEPFNQNPDKISSQHQGDVDQASEEYGEDLGVTAVALYDYQAAGDDEISFDPDDIITNIEMIDEGWWRGVCRGAYGLFPANYVEVRQ, translated from the exons ATGTGGAAGGCAGCAGTTGGTCAGACCGTCACAGAAGCTGTGCAGGACGGCGAGGAAGACTGGGAGACAGACCCTGACTTTGAG AACAATGTGTCTGAGAAGGAGCAGCGGTGGGGGGCCAAGACGGTGGCAGGTTCGGGCCACCAGGAACACATAAA TATCCATGAGCTCCGCCAGAACGTGTCAGCAGAGCACGGTGCGCTGaagcagagagagctggagagcatGCCCATGGCCTCTCACGGGTACGGGGGCAAGTTTGGGGTGCAGGAGGACCGCATGGACAAG TCTGCTGTGGGCCATGAGTATCAGAGCAAGCTGTCCAAGCACTGTTCCCAAACTGACACCTCAAAGGGATTTGGGGGAAAGTTTGGAGTGCAGGCTGACCGGGTCGACCAG TCGGCAGTTGGATTTGAATACGCTGGCaagacacagaaacactccTCACAGAAAG ATTACGCGACGGGTTTCGGGGGCAGGTACGGGGTGCAGGCGGATCGCGTGGACCAGAGCGCCGTGGGCTTCGAATATCAGGGCAAAACGGAAAAACACGAGTCCCAGACAG ATTACAGTAAAGGCTTCGGGGGTAAATATGGCGTGGAAACGGACAAGGTGGATAAGAGTGCAGTCGGCTTCGAGTATCAGGGGAAAACGGAAAAGCACGAGTCGCAGAAAG ACTACGCGAAGGGTTTCGGAGGGAAGTTTGGCGTACAGATGGACAGGCAGGACAAGTCGGCCGTGGGCTGGGATCACCAGGAGAAAACGCAGCTCCACGAGTCCCAGAAAG ACTACTCCAAAGGGTTTGGTGGAAAGTACGGCATTCAGAAGGACAGAATGGACAAG agTGCAGGCACCTTTGAACAGGTGGAGAAGCTAAGCTCAGCATATCAGAAAACTAAACCTATAGAAGCTG ctggccTCAGTACTGGGAGCATGAAGGCTCGCTTTGAGAACATGGCGAAGaagaatgaggaggaggacCGCAGGAGAGCGGAGGAGGAGCGGACACGCCGGCAGGCCAAGGacaagcaggagcaggaggaggcgcgGAGGAAGCTGGAGGAG GAGCAGGCTGAAGTCAAGTGTGCCTCCTCAAAACTCAGCCACACCCTGTCTTCTGAGACCCCAAAACAGGACACGCCCACCAGCCCTGAATACAAG gaGAGCAGTGCTGAGCTGGAGCCATTTAACCAGAACCCCGACAAGATCTCCTCCCAGCACCAAGGAGATG TGGACCAGGCCAGTGAAGAGTACGGTGAGGACCTGGGCGTGACTGCTGTCGCTCTGTATGACTATCAGGCTG CTGGTGATGACGAGATCTCCTTTGACCCCGACGACATCATCACCAACATAGAGATGATTGACGAGGgctggtggaggggggtgtgcCGAGGGGCCTACGGGCTCTTCCCTGCCAACTATGTGGAGGTCAGGCAATGA